A genomic segment from Candidatus Krumholzibacteriia bacterium encodes:
- a CDS encoding HAD-IB family phosphatase: MTASRAALVTDFDGTMTSRDVYELVLERFGPPPGPDPFEAYRAGEITHLEAMQRIFERADDEQALLDLLPRVGLQPRLRGLVERLDTAGWDVVVVSAGCRWYIDRLLGAAGVEVEVHSNPGHFEPGRGLVIERPDGAFVSESVGIDKAAVVRHVQATRAPVAFAGDGLADLPAARLVPAELRFARGDLAVAAAEEGLAVRPFESWAEVVEEVLST; encoded by the coding sequence GTGACCGCATCCCGCGCCGCGCTGGTGACCGACTTCGACGGCACGATGACGTCGCGCGACGTCTACGAACTCGTCCTGGAGCGCTTCGGGCCGCCTCCGGGTCCGGACCCGTTCGAAGCGTATCGCGCCGGCGAGATCACCCACCTCGAGGCCATGCAGCGGATCTTCGAGCGGGCCGACGACGAGCAGGCGCTGCTCGACCTCCTGCCACGGGTCGGGTTGCAGCCGCGTCTGCGTGGGTTGGTCGAACGACTCGACACCGCCGGTTGGGACGTCGTCGTGGTCTCGGCCGGGTGCCGCTGGTACATCGACCGACTGCTCGGCGCCGCTGGCGTGGAGGTCGAGGTCCACAGCAATCCGGGGCACTTCGAGCCGGGACGGGGCCTCGTGATCGAGCGCCCCGACGGTGCCTTCGTCTCGGAATCGGTGGGCATCGACAAGGCCGCGGTCGTGCGCCACGTGCAGGCCACGCGCGCTCCCGTCGCCTTCGCGGGGGACGGCCTGGCCGATCTTCCCGCGGCACGCCTGGTTCCGGCGGAGCTGCGCTTCGCGCGGGGTGATCTTGCCGTGGCCGCCGCGGAGGAGGGACTGGCCGTCCGTCCCTTCGAATCATGGGCCGAGGTGGTCGAGGAGGTCCTGTCCACATGA
- a CDS encoding spermidine synthase, translating to MSARFEELDFRSTVLGDLVLIRRRSPSLNGQTVYEVKLDDAFLMSSVVTHSERALADLPLGVWGDGSCEVLIGGLGLGCTAAAVLRHERVRRVDVVEYLEPVIDWHRRRLVPDAETLMTDPRCHLIHDDFFRRMASVEPARRYDLILLDIDHSPVSWLQESHQSFYSAEGLQGLVAHLNPGGVFGLWSAESPPRELLERLDGCFEVVEEHEIRYHHPMFHEDQSDTVVVAH from the coding sequence ATGTCCGCCCGTTTCGAGGAACTCGACTTCCGGTCCACGGTCCTCGGCGATCTGGTCCTGATCCGCAGACGATCTCCGTCGCTGAACGGGCAGACCGTCTACGAGGTGAAGCTGGACGACGCCTTCTTGATGTCCAGCGTGGTCACCCACAGCGAGCGGGCGCTGGCCGACCTGCCCCTGGGCGTGTGGGGTGACGGTTCCTGTGAGGTCCTGATCGGGGGGCTGGGACTGGGGTGCACCGCCGCCGCCGTCCTGCGGCACGAGCGCGTTCGGCGCGTGGACGTCGTGGAGTACCTGGAGCCGGTGATCGACTGGCACCGTCGGCGTCTCGTGCCCGACGCCGAGACCCTGATGACCGACCCTCGTTGCCACCTGATCCACGACGATTTCTTCCGGCGCATGGCCTCCGTCGAACCGGCGCGGCGCTACGACCTGATCCTTCTGGACATCGATCACTCGCCGGTGTCCTGGCTGCAGGAGTCGCACCAGTCCTTCTATTCCGCGGAAGGGTTGCAGGGTCTCGTTGCCCACCTGAACCCCGGCGGGGTCTTCGGGTTGTGGTCGGCGGAGTCGCCGCCCCGCGAGCTGCTGGAGCGGCTCGACGGCTGCTTCGAGGTGGTCGAGGAGCACGAGATCCGCTACCACCATCCGATGTTCCACGAGGATCAGAGCGATACGGTCGTCGTGGCCCACTGA
- a CDS encoding iron-containing alcohol dehydrogenase family protein — MITSRISIPTLVRIKPGALERLGVYLDRPGWHAPAVFTSAGMIPEILTTVRAALDGAGVHPVVDEEVDAASMDAAMAAFTALPAACDAVVGIGGGRALDVAKYVAFLARKAYVAVPTSLSNDGFSSPGASLTVEGARRSLPSALPYGVVVDTTVCGQAPTPLWHSGVGDLVSKITAVHDWKLAFHAVGTPVNDLAALLSDATVHQFTASPTRDDEGMRLLATALMLNGIAMEICGSSRPASGSEHLISHALDELTPGQHLHGIQVGVATYMVSRLQGQGTDRIATVLDRTGFWDTVRSRPFDRETWLEAVRRAPSIKPGYHTILDQVDAPAEVARMLDSDERLEGCVV, encoded by the coding sequence ATGATCACGAGTCGCATTTCGATCCCGACGCTGGTGCGCATCAAGCCGGGTGCGCTGGAGCGCCTCGGCGTCTACCTCGACCGGCCGGGCTGGCACGCACCAGCGGTGTTCACCAGCGCCGGGATGATTCCGGAGATCCTGACCACGGTGCGGGCCGCCTTGGACGGAGCGGGCGTGCACCCCGTGGTCGACGAGGAGGTCGACGCCGCCTCGATGGACGCGGCCATGGCGGCGTTCACGGCGCTGCCGGCCGCCTGCGACGCGGTCGTCGGCATCGGCGGCGGCCGCGCGCTCGACGTGGCGAAGTACGTGGCGTTCCTCGCGCGCAAAGCCTATGTGGCCGTGCCCACGTCGCTGTCGAACGACGGCTTCTCGAGCCCGGGCGCTAGCCTCACGGTGGAGGGCGCGCGGCGGTCGCTGCCCAGCGCGCTCCCCTACGGCGTGGTCGTCGACACCACCGTGTGCGGGCAGGCTCCGACGCCGCTGTGGCATTCCGGTGTGGGCGACCTGGTCTCGAAGATCACGGCGGTCCACGACTGGAAGCTGGCCTTCCACGCGGTCGGCACGCCCGTCAACGATCTCGCCGCGCTGCTCTCCGACGCCACCGTCCACCAGTTCACCGCGAGTCCGACCCGCGACGACGAAGGCATGCGACTGCTCGCGACCGCGCTCATGCTCAACGGCATCGCCATGGAGATCTGCGGGTCGTCGCGACCGGCCAGCGGGAGTGAACACCTGATCAGCCACGCGCTGGACGAGCTCACCCCGGGGCAGCACCTGCACGGCATCCAGGTGGGCGTGGCCACCTACATGGTCAGCCGTCTCCAGGGCCAGGGAACCGACCGGATCGCGACGGTCCTGGACCGCACCGGTTTCTGGGACACCGTGCGGTCCCGTCCCTTCGATCGTGAGACCTGGCTCGAAGCGGTGCGCCGGGCGCCCTCGATCAAGCCCGGCTATCACACGATCCTCGACCAGGTCGACGCACCGGCCGAGGTGGCGCGGATGCTCGATTCCGACGAGCGTCTGGAGGGGTGCGTGGTGTGA
- a CDS encoding aldo/keto reductase produces MLRRDFLRLTAGAALGASLVPFPAFASTSMLRRRIPSTGEELPVVGFGTWQTFDVDPGDDGAMDRLAGVLRLLFEHGGRVIDSSPMYGRAERVVGELLSRDALARDDAFLATKVWTRGRDEGERQIHASAEKMNAGGALDLVQIHNLVDWATHLRTLRSMKDDGSVRYVGLTHYTDRGVDQLAEVIATEDGIDFVQCAYSLGVRKAARDLFPLCADRGVAVIVNRPFEGGAAFRDTRDHDVPEWACEELDVRTWAQFFLKFVLGDPRVTCVIPGTGKVEHARDNVRAGFGPLPDAAQQARMVDVWERMR; encoded by the coding sequence ATGCTCCGCAGAGACTTCCTCCGCCTCACTGCTGGCGCTGCCCTGGGGGCGAGCCTGGTCCCGTTCCCGGCGTTCGCGTCCACGTCCATGCTCCGACGCCGCATTCCGTCGACGGGCGAAGAGCTGCCCGTGGTCGGCTTCGGCACGTGGCAGACCTTCGACGTGGATCCCGGCGACGACGGCGCGATGGATCGTCTCGCAGGGGTGTTGCGCCTGCTGTTCGAACACGGCGGCCGCGTGATCGATTCGTCGCCGATGTACGGCCGGGCCGAGCGCGTGGTGGGCGAGCTGCTCTCCCGCGATGCCCTCGCCCGCGACGACGCCTTCCTCGCGACCAAGGTCTGGACCCGAGGCCGCGACGAGGGCGAGCGGCAGATCCACGCCTCGGCCGAGAAGATGAACGCCGGTGGCGCGCTCGATCTGGTGCAGATCCACAACCTGGTCGACTGGGCCACGCACCTGCGTACGCTGCGCTCGATGAAGGACGACGGCAGCGTTCGCTACGTCGGGCTGACCCACTACACCGACCGCGGCGTCGACCAGCTCGCCGAGGTGATCGCCACCGAGGACGGCATCGACTTCGTGCAGTGCGCCTACTCGCTCGGGGTGCGCAAGGCCGCCCGTGATCTCTTCCCGCTGTGCGCCGACCGCGGCGTCGCCGTGATCGTGAATCGCCCCTTCGAGGGCGGCGCGGCCTTCCGTGACACGCGCGATCACGACGTCCCGGAGTGGGCGTGCGAGGAGCTCGACGTGCGGACGTGGGCGCAGTTCTTTTTGAAGTTCGTCCTGGGCGATCCGCGCGTGACCTGCGTGATCCCCGGCACCGGCAAGGTCGAGCACGCGCGCGACAACGTGCGGGCGGGCTTCGGGCCGCTGCCGGACGCGGCGCAGCAGGCGCGGATGGTGGACGTCTGGGAACGGATGCGGTAG
- a CDS encoding D-alanine--D-alanine ligase translates to MRVCLLTTQDLDADPFPEDDWPCDPRPFLPDAEWTLTVLERETSVEQVTRRIEEGFDLFFNLCDGAEDEDDVPGIEVVQTLEDAGVPFTGATSEFYEPTREQMKDACRREGIATPRHVFAATEADVERAAETLRFPLFVKHYSSHASIDLSRVSRCVTPAGLRRQARKIMSRHGRALIEEYVEGTECTVLVAENHLDPDDPITYTPIQYRFPDGEHFKHADLKWVDFDGLSSFPVEDRRLADELREMSARFFAALDGASFGRCDIRVDRDGRPFMLEINPNCGVYYPPDEPGSADICLAHDPAGHAGFTRQLVEAAFRRHELAREARRIAPLSATG, encoded by the coding sequence ATGCGAGTCTGCTTGTTGACGACACAGGACCTCGACGCCGATCCCTTCCCCGAGGACGATTGGCCCTGCGATCCACGGCCCTTCCTCCCCGACGCCGAGTGGACGCTCACGGTGCTGGAGAGGGAGACGTCGGTCGAGCAGGTCACGCGTCGGATCGAAGAGGGCTTCGACCTCTTCTTCAACCTGTGCGACGGGGCCGAGGACGAGGACGACGTGCCGGGCATCGAGGTCGTGCAGACGCTCGAGGACGCCGGCGTCCCCTTCACCGGGGCAACGTCGGAGTTCTACGAACCCACCCGCGAACAGATGAAGGACGCCTGCCGGCGCGAAGGGATCGCGACTCCGCGTCACGTCTTCGCCGCGACCGAGGCCGACGTCGAGCGGGCGGCCGAGACGCTGCGCTTCCCGCTGTTCGTCAAGCACTACAGCAGCCACGCGAGCATCGACCTGAGCCGCGTGTCGCGCTGCGTGACGCCAGCCGGCCTCCGGCGACAGGCGCGCAAGATCATGTCGCGGCACGGGCGGGCGCTGATCGAAGAGTACGTCGAGGGGACCGAGTGCACCGTGCTCGTGGCCGAGAACCACCTCGACCCGGACGATCCGATCACCTACACGCCGATCCAGTACCGCTTCCCCGATGGCGAGCACTTCAAGCACGCCGACCTGAAGTGGGTGGACTTCGACGGGCTGTCCTCCTTCCCGGTCGAGGATCGGCGCCTGGCCGACGAGCTTCGCGAGATGTCGGCTCGCTTCTTCGCCGCTCTCGACGGCGCGAGCTTCGGGCGCTGCGACATCCGTGTGGACCGCGACGGGCGACCCTTCATGCTCGAGATCAACCCGAACTGCGGTGTGTACTACCCTCCTGACGAGCCGGGGAGTGCGGACATCTGTCTCGCACACGATCCGGCGGGGCACGCGGGATTCACGCGGCAGCTCGTCGAGGCGGCCTTCCGGCGGCACGAACTGGCCCGCGAGGCACGCCGGATTGCTCCCCTGTCGGCCACGGGCTGA
- a CDS encoding proprotein convertase P-domain-containing protein: MHHCQRRRPWRSTVYASTLLPLLVLTLFSTDALARRGEAPFTPPGSGLPGAPALRVDTPDVGLLESEDQARYESGEKTFRYAEPIPVFSSPGSDGMWETLPDGTRMWRMSVVGKDATDINLGFEKYQLPYGAKLWVISADHDYYEGPYTHEDNSDHGQLWVPVVPGDAVVVELQVPAQTKFEPRLELTHVGYGYTDMFGLYPDKQGACNNDVICPEGDPWRDQIQSVATYSLGGSTICTGQMVTDAEGTFRPFFLTAYHCGVSSSNAASMTVYWNFESPSCGLLSGGSLDQNQTGAVFRARRQDVDMALVELDELPQPEFNVFYSGWDRSGVPAQGSVAIHHPGTDEKAISFNDDPLTIQTSCIGGFTPDTHWRVDNWEDGTTEPGSSGSGIWDPANQLLVGFLSGGLAACGNQEYDCYGRFDVAWDGASASERLRDWLDPNGVGGEQVQGSFISNDGILQLSNFTAVEDCNGTSDGIVAPGETVTIDLTVVARFGDVTGMSGELTSSTPGVTITQAASTFPDALKDQLSSNVESFVATIDPSVACFSEVDFLATISDDQGNVFDFPINLPVGNLQEPAGLPLAIPDGSPAGISSDFTVGEDVTLTDVDVNVQIEHTWVGDLIIQLQSPSGTTVTLLDRPGEPASGFGCSDNNMNVTFDDSSLQQLENLCSGSTPWFSGTAAPASPLSAFNGESSQGTWSLFVSDNAGADTGSIVSWELIATPALSQGVCEPCAAGPSIATVGTQAPGQVSIMVAPDGSGDRLDAAQLWSGVTGESPTTVDATITVDVADAAGDPVVGYPAVNLTLGSSAGSLIACDPQTADADTDVNGRSTFGGALRAGGGSASGEGLVVDGIDLQTQYAAGGTGLDILFNSPDLTGDGLVDLVDVGDFAALLSGGYSYAVDYVWDGQNNIADVGRFAETFGAGCIAVTREAQVATADARMSVEFADGTRSRALEPGQEIDAYVVLRGQDVRRGITAWEATLETSDNVRVVSVEASNGSLDLSEGSGLVVGAGAAELKSDDGSVVLARVRLAVTDAMPASIELASGPIAARGESGPGIVVEGEGLRTVDAGQATMAMLNGDLDAAPGVVRTLSLANAPNPFNPATEISLRLPEGGEVELAIFDVSGRRVRSFELGTLTAGEHSLTWRGDDQNGRPVVSGVYYARTLVDGAPAGPALKMSLLK; encoded by the coding sequence CCCTGTTCAGCACCGACGCCCTCGCCCGGCGCGGTGAAGCCCCCTTCACGCCCCCCGGCTCGGGCCTGCCCGGGGCACCGGCGCTGCGCGTCGACACCCCCGACGTCGGCCTGCTCGAGTCCGAGGACCAGGCCCGTTACGAATCCGGCGAGAAGACCTTCCGCTACGCCGAGCCGATCCCGGTGTTCTCGAGCCCGGGCAGCGACGGCATGTGGGAGACCCTTCCCGACGGCACGCGGATGTGGCGGATGTCCGTGGTCGGCAAGGACGCCACCGACATCAACCTGGGCTTCGAGAAGTACCAGCTGCCCTACGGAGCCAAGCTGTGGGTGATCAGCGCCGACCATGACTACTACGAGGGCCCCTACACCCACGAGGACAACTCCGACCACGGTCAGCTGTGGGTCCCCGTGGTGCCGGGCGACGCGGTCGTGGTCGAGCTGCAGGTCCCCGCGCAGACCAAGTTCGAGCCGCGTCTCGAGCTGACGCACGTCGGCTACGGCTACACCGACATGTTCGGCCTGTACCCCGACAAGCAGGGCGCGTGCAACAACGACGTGATCTGCCCCGAGGGCGATCCCTGGCGCGACCAGATCCAGTCGGTGGCCACCTACTCGCTCGGTGGTTCGACGATCTGCACCGGCCAGATGGTCACCGACGCCGAGGGCACGTTCCGCCCCTTCTTCCTGACCGCCTACCACTGCGGCGTGAGTTCGTCGAACGCCGCGTCGATGACCGTCTACTGGAACTTCGAGTCGCCCTCTTGCGGCCTGCTGAGCGGCGGCTCGCTCGACCAGAACCAGACCGGCGCGGTCTTCCGCGCGCGGCGTCAGGACGTCGACATGGCGCTCGTCGAGCTCGACGAACTGCCGCAGCCCGAGTTCAATGTCTTCTACTCGGGCTGGGACCGCTCCGGCGTTCCCGCGCAGGGCTCGGTGGCCATCCACCACCCCGGCACCGACGAGAAGGCGATCAGCTTCAACGACGATCCTCTGACCATCCAGACCAGCTGCATCGGTGGCTTCACCCCCGACACGCACTGGCGCGTGGACAACTGGGAGGACGGCACCACCGAGCCCGGTTCGTCGGGTTCGGGGATCTGGGATCCCGCCAACCAGCTGCTCGTGGGCTTCCTGTCGGGCGGTCTGGCTGCCTGCGGCAACCAGGAGTACGACTGCTACGGTCGCTTCGACGTCGCGTGGGACGGGGCCTCGGCCTCGGAGCGCCTGCGCGACTGGCTCGACCCGAACGGCGTGGGCGGTGAGCAGGTCCAGGGATCGTTCATCTCGAACGACGGGATCCTGCAGCTCAGCAACTTCACCGCGGTCGAGGACTGCAACGGGACCAGCGACGGCATCGTCGCCCCCGGCGAGACCGTGACCATCGACCTGACCGTGGTCGCCCGCTTCGGCGACGTGACCGGCATGTCGGGCGAGCTCACCTCGAGCACGCCGGGCGTGACCATCACCCAGGCCGCCTCCACGTTCCCCGACGCGCTGAAGGACCAGCTGTCGTCGAACGTCGAGTCCTTCGTCGCCACCATCGACCCGAGCGTCGCGTGCTTCAGCGAGGTCGACTTCCTGGCCACGATCAGTGACGACCAGGGCAACGTCTTCGACTTCCCGATCAACCTGCCGGTGGGCAACCTGCAGGAGCCGGCCGGTCTGCCGCTGGCCATTCCCGACGGATCGCCCGCGGGGATCAGCAGCGACTTCACCGTGGGTGAGGACGTCACGCTGACCGACGTCGACGTGAACGTGCAGATCGAGCACACCTGGGTCGGTGACCTGATCATCCAGCTGCAGAGCCCGTCCGGGACCACGGTCACGCTGCTCGACCGTCCGGGCGAGCCGGCCAGCGGCTTCGGCTGCAGCGACAACAACATGAACGTGACCTTCGACGACAGCTCGCTGCAGCAGCTCGAGAACCTGTGCAGTGGTTCGACCCCCTGGTTCAGCGGCACGGCGGCTCCGGCCTCGCCACTCTCGGCCTTCAATGGCGAGTCGAGCCAGGGAACGTGGTCGCTGTTCGTGTCGGACAACGCCGGCGCGGACACCGGCTCGATCGTGAGCTGGGAGCTGATCGCCACACCCGCGCTGTCGCAGGGTGTGTGCGAGCCGTGCGCGGCCGGCCCGTCGATCGCCACCGTGGGCACGCAGGCTCCCGGTCAGGTTTCGATCATGGTCGCGCCCGACGGCAGCGGTGACCGCCTGGACGCGGCGCAGCTGTGGAGCGGTGTCACGGGCGAGTCCCCGACCACCGTCGACGCGACCATCACCGTGGACGTCGCCGACGCCGCGGGCGATCCGGTCGTGGGCTACCCCGCCGTGAACCTCACGCTGGGTTCGAGCGCGGGCAGCCTGATCGCGTGCGATCCGCAGACTGCCGACGCCGACACCGACGTCAACGGTCGCAGCACCTTCGGCGGCGCTCTGCGCGCCGGGGGCGGCTCGGCCAGTGGCGAGGGCCTCGTGGTGGACGGCATCGATCTGCAGACCCAGTACGCCGCCGGCGGCACCGGTCTGGACATCCTGTTCAACAGTCCCGACCTCACCGGTGACGGGCTGGTCGACCTGGTCGACGTGGGCGACTTCGCCGCTCTGCTGAGCGGCGGCTACAGCTACGCGGTCGACTACGTATGGGACGGTCAGAACAACATCGCCGATGTCGGCCGCTTCGCCGAGACCTTCGGAGCCGGCTGCATCGCCGTGACCCGCGAAGCGCAGGTGGCCACGGCCGACGCCCGCATGAGCGTGGAGTTCGCCGACGGCACCCGCTCCCGCGCGCTCGAGCCGGGCCAGGAGATCGACGCCTACGTCGTGCTCCGGGGCCAGGACGTCCGTCGCGGGATCACGGCGTGGGAGGCCACGCTCGAAACCTCGGACAACGTCCGCGTGGTGTCGGTCGAGGCGAGCAACGGCAGCCTGGACCTGAGCGAGGGCTCTGGCCTGGTCGTCGGCGCCGGTGCGGCCGAGCTGAAGTCGGACGACGGCTCCGTCGTGCTGGCCCGCGTGCGGCTGGCCGTGACCGACGCCATGCCGGCCTCGATCGAACTGGCCTCCGGACCCATCGCCGCGCGCGGTGAATCCGGACCGGGGATCGTGGTCGAGGGCGAGGGCTTGCGGACCGTCGATGCCGGGCAGGCCACCATGGCCATGCTCAACGGCGACCTCGACGCCGCGCCGGGCGTCGTGCGCACATTGTCGCTCGCCAACGCGCCGAACCCCTTCAACCCCGCCACCGAGATCTCACTGCGCCTGCCCGAGGGCGGCGAGGTCGAGCTGGCGATCTTCGACGTGAGCGGTCGTCGCGTGCGCAGCTTCGAGCTGGGCACCCTGACCGCCGGCGAGCACAGCCTGACCTGGCGCGGCGACGACCAGAACGGTCGCCCCGTCGTCAGCGGCGTGTACTACGCCCGGACCCTCGTCGACGGTGCGCCCGCCGGCCCGGCGTTGAAGATGAGTCTGTTGAAGTAG